A DNA window from Rhizobium sp. NXC14 contains the following coding sequences:
- a CDS encoding quinone oxidoreductase produces the protein MTDQIIWLNAAGDINQFHVEQRQCDSPGDGEIRIRHEAIGTNFLDIYHRKGIYPMPSYPAVIGAEAAGIVEAVGSGVSMFERGDRVAYAGPPVGAYRSARNIAAERAIKLPDTLSAKTAASSLLKGMTAYMLLKKTYDVRAGNQVLIHAAAGGLGSILVRWAKSLGATVIGTVGSSEKAALARSCGADHLIVGRGADFVAEVKRLTNGLGVDVAYDGIGGDTLLKSIHSVRPFGMAVTIGQAAGAIPPVPVEELRPGKALCHPSIMAWCADVGQYREAALAAIGAMESGIVSQIGAEYRLTDVAKAHEEMESGRAAGSILLIP, from the coding sequence ATGACCGACCAGATCATATGGCTGAACGCGGCCGGCGACATCAATCAGTTCCATGTCGAGCAGCGCCAGTGTGACAGCCCCGGCGATGGCGAGATCAGAATCCGTCACGAGGCGATCGGAACGAACTTTCTAGACATTTATCACCGGAAAGGTATCTACCCGATGCCGTCCTACCCCGCGGTGATCGGCGCCGAAGCGGCTGGAATCGTCGAGGCTGTCGGTTCGGGCGTCTCGATGTTCGAAAGAGGTGATCGCGTCGCCTATGCCGGGCCACCGGTCGGCGCCTATCGCTCCGCGCGCAACATCGCCGCTGAAAGGGCGATCAAGCTGCCGGATACCCTTTCGGCAAAAACAGCGGCGAGTTCGCTCCTCAAAGGCATGACCGCCTACATGCTGTTGAAGAAGACCTATGATGTGCGTGCAGGAAACCAGGTTCTGATCCATGCGGCTGCCGGCGGGCTCGGCAGCATCCTGGTTCGCTGGGCCAAGTCGCTCGGAGCCACGGTGATCGGAACGGTCGGTTCCTCCGAAAAGGCAGCCCTCGCCAGATCTTGTGGAGCCGATCACCTGATCGTCGGGCGCGGCGCCGATTTCGTCGCGGAAGTGAAGCGGCTGACGAACGGGCTCGGCGTCGACGTCGCCTATGACGGAATCGGCGGGGATACGCTTCTCAAAAGCATACACTCTGTCCGCCCATTCGGCATGGCTGTCACCATCGGTCAGGCCGCCGGCGCCATTCCACCGGTCCCTGTCGAGGAACTTCGCCCGGGCAAGGCGCTCTGCCATCCGAGCATCATGGCCTGGTGCGCCGACGTCGGACAGTATCGCGAAGCTGCTCTCGCTGCGATCGGAGCAATGGAATCGGGGATCGTCTCGCAGATCGGTGCCGAATACCGTTTGACCGACGTTGCGAAGGCGCACGAAGAGATGGAATCCGGGCGCGCGGCGGGCAGTATCCTGCTGATCCCTTGA
- a CDS encoding peroxiredoxin-like family protein: MSTPYVDHPLQPGDRVPNVEFDAISHEGKIALDDFRGRSPLLIGLFRGLHCPFCRRHVAAMSYLNPVLREKGVQSLAVVNTPVERARLYFRYHPIPDLLAASDPVRASHQAFGLREVGIDTLMAIRIDLPGDLPEPMGVRAMDEFLNEKEGYQMTEADQQMMTADHGQLVGQFLIDREGIVRWSFTEALEPGLQTFKAPNSQELMSVACQVAP, from the coding sequence ATGTCCACGCCCTATGTCGACCACCCGCTACAACCGGGCGACCGGGTCCCGAACGTTGAGTTTGATGCCATCTCGCACGAGGGGAAAATCGCACTTGATGATTTTCGTGGCCGCAGCCCGTTGTTGATCGGTTTGTTTCGAGGCCTGCATTGCCCGTTCTGCCGGCGCCACGTCGCCGCCATGTCATATCTCAACCCGGTACTACGTGAGAAAGGCGTCCAATCCCTGGCTGTTGTAAACACCCCGGTCGAACGCGCGCGACTCTATTTCCGTTACCATCCGATACCCGATCTTCTTGCTGCTTCCGACCCGGTACGGGCTTCGCACCAAGCCTTCGGCTTGCGCGAGGTCGGGATCGATACGCTCATGGCGATACGGATCGATCTTCCGGGCGATTTGCCCGAGCCTATGGGCGTGAGGGCAATGGACGAATTTCTCAACGAGAAGGAAGGATATCAAATGACGGAAGCCGATCAGCAGATGATGACCGCCGATCATGGGCAGCTTGTCGGTCAGTTCCTCATCGACCGGGAGGGCATCGTACGGTGGAGCTTCACTGAAGCTCTGGAGCCCGGGCTACAAACATTCAAGGCACCGAATTCCCAGGAATTGATGTCGGTAGCTTGCCAAGTCGCACCTTGA
- a CDS encoding DegQ family serine endoprotease, whose product MSHILSKHRTAALVGAAIIAGAACLPFAVNSPSAFAAPSDTGGILAPSGSFASVVDADKPAVVTITTTMKTTDVSAEQESPMDEQFRQFFEDQGIPLPRPVPQQRGSQHAMALGSGFIVSPDGLIVTNNHVIDNALDIKVTLDDGTELPAKLIGADPKSDVAVLKVEAGKPLQTVAWGDSDRLKLGDQILAIGNPFGIGTTVTAGIVSARGRDLHSGPYDDFIQIDAPINHGNSGGPLVDREGKVVGINTAIYSPNGGSVGVGFAIPSDEAKAIVAKLEKDGSINHGYLGVQIQPVTKDVADAVGLDKTGGALVAAVSADTPAAHAGLKPGDIVTSVGGETVKTPKDLSRLVADLSPGTQKSLGVWRDGKTIDLNVTVGANADGRKQAAATSPEAQGRASGQPSLGIGLADLTPDVRQQLNLPRSVSGAVVASVNPDKSAAAAGIQTGDVIVSVNDRPVHNARDVKAAIAEAGEAGRKSVLLLVERDGNKTFVAVPFNAA is encoded by the coding sequence ATGTCACATATTCTCAGCAAACATCGCACAGCAGCACTTGTCGGGGCCGCCATCATCGCCGGCGCGGCATGCCTTCCCTTCGCCGTCAATTCGCCCAGCGCCTTTGCAGCACCATCGGACACGGGCGGTATTCTCGCCCCGAGCGGCTCCTTCGCCTCCGTCGTCGACGCCGACAAGCCTGCCGTCGTCACCATCACCACGACGATGAAGACGACGGATGTCAGCGCCGAGCAGGAATCGCCGATGGACGAGCAGTTCCGCCAGTTCTTCGAGGATCAGGGCATTCCCCTGCCGCGCCCGGTGCCGCAACAGCGCGGCTCCCAGCATGCGATGGCGCTCGGCTCCGGCTTCATCGTCAGCCCGGACGGCCTGATCGTCACCAACAACCATGTCATCGACAATGCGCTCGACATTAAGGTGACGCTCGACGACGGCACCGAGCTGCCCGCCAAGCTGATCGGCGCCGATCCGAAATCCGATGTCGCCGTGCTGAAGGTCGAGGCAGGCAAGCCGCTGCAGACCGTCGCCTGGGGCGATTCCGACAGGCTGAAGCTCGGCGATCAGATCCTGGCGATCGGCAACCCCTTCGGCATCGGCACGACGGTAACGGCAGGCATCGTCTCGGCCCGCGGCCGCGACCTCCATAGCGGGCCCTATGACGATTTCATCCAGATCGATGCGCCGATCAACCACGGCAATTCAGGCGGTCCGCTCGTCGATCGCGAGGGCAAGGTCGTCGGCATCAACACCGCCATCTACTCGCCGAACGGCGGCAGCGTCGGGGTCGGTTTCGCCATTCCCTCCGACGAGGCCAAGGCGATCGTCGCGAAGCTCGAGAAGGATGGTTCGATCAATCACGGCTATCTCGGCGTGCAGATCCAACCGGTCACGAAAGATGTCGCCGACGCCGTCGGCCTCGACAAGACAGGCGGCGCGCTGGTGGCTGCCGTCTCCGCCGATACGCCGGCTGCCCATGCCGGCCTGAAGCCCGGCGACATCGTCACCTCGGTCGGCGGCGAGACCGTCAAGACGCCGAAGGACCTGTCGCGTCTCGTCGCCGATCTTTCGCCGGGCACGCAGAAATCGCTCGGCGTCTGGCGCGACGGCAAGACCATCGATCTCAACGTCACCGTCGGCGCCAATGCGGATGGCCGGAAGCAGGCTGCGGCGACAAGCCCGGAAGCGCAGGGCCGCGCCTCCGGCCAGCCGAGCCTCGGCATCGGCCTTGCCGACCTGACGCCCGATGTGCGTCAGCAGCTCAACCTGCCGCGCTCCGTCAGCGGCGCGGTGGTCGCCAGCGTCAATCCGGATAAATCGGCCGCCGCCGCCGGCATCCAGACGGGCGACGTCATCGTCTCGGTCAACGACCGGCCGGTGCACAATGCCCGCGACGTCAAGGCCGCAATCGCCGAAGCCGGCGAGGCCGGCCGCAAATCCGTGCTGCTGCTCGTCGAACGCGACGGGAATAAAACCTTCGTCGCCGTACCCTTCAACGCGGCCTGA
- a CDS encoding LysR family transcriptional regulator gives MDKTGLSFDRMRTFVRVAERGNLSMVAKELGLGQSTVTRHLNELEEAVGVPLLSRTTRRVTLTEEGSRYYTTCLQILRLVEQAAEEARDARQAPAGAVRLSCTAALGVMHVTRMIFDFQDKHPDIRIDLNLTDERIDLVREGVDVALRLGPLADSSMKLHAVGESQRLLVGAPAYLSARGRPECPADLSRYETIVMSNVAGSNQLVLSAPDGARFMIPVGGRLRVDHGLAAREALAAGRGIGPTHLWLVQDLLDDGRLEVVLGDYRPSPVPLSLLIVPERAAIARVRLLVDFLAAQIAKLPGIRPS, from the coding sequence ATGGATAAGACCGGATTGTCTTTCGACAGGATGCGCACCTTCGTGCGGGTCGCTGAGCGCGGCAACCTGTCAATGGTCGCAAAGGAGCTGGGCCTCGGCCAATCCACCGTGACGCGGCACCTCAATGAACTCGAGGAGGCTGTCGGCGTGCCGCTGCTCAGCCGCACCACCCGCCGCGTCACCCTGACGGAGGAGGGCAGTCGCTATTACACCACCTGCCTTCAGATCCTGCGCCTGGTCGAACAGGCCGCTGAGGAAGCCAGAGATGCCCGTCAGGCTCCGGCGGGGGCTGTTCGGCTTTCCTGTACGGCAGCGCTCGGTGTGATGCATGTCACGCGTATGATCTTCGACTTCCAAGACAAGCATCCGGACATCCGCATCGACCTCAACCTGACGGACGAACGCATCGACCTGGTTCGCGAAGGCGTTGATGTGGCGCTTCGCCTTGGACCTCTTGCCGACAGCTCGATGAAACTTCATGCGGTCGGAGAGAGCCAGCGGCTGCTGGTTGGCGCTCCGGCCTATTTGTCCGCCCGGGGGCGGCCGGAGTGTCCGGCCGATCTGTCACGCTACGAAACCATCGTGATGTCAAATGTGGCAGGCAGCAACCAGCTCGTTCTTTCCGCCCCCGATGGCGCCAGATTCATGATCCCGGTCGGCGGTCGGCTGCGTGTCGATCACGGGCTTGCGGCGCGCGAAGCTCTTGCCGCCGGACGCGGCATCGGTCCTACACATCTCTGGCTGGTTCAAGATCTGCTGGACGACGGCCGGCTTGAAGTGGTGCTTGGCGACTATCGGCCTTCGCCGGTTCCGCTAAGCTTGCTGATTGTTCCGGAGCGTGCAGCCATTGCCCGCGTTCGGCTGCTGGTCGACTTTCTTGCCGCCCAGATTGCCAAGCTGCCGGGAATCCGGCCGTCGTAA
- a CDS encoding PAS domain-containing protein, whose product MPSMLLEDLYRLMKTGHVQAQGIVDTMTQPVVVLDQNLCVTTANNAFIETFEVERDDILSQNFFRLGNGQWDIPELRQLIASVIPRAAAVIGFEVKHEFPTIGQRTILVDARRLVHPDNNSPNILVIFDDVTERRRHDAEMDFIVAEMRHRLRNLSAVVQSVVNNTRTDDPAVASFKEALLGRLDITFRAQEVAAIGGLTEFEALLRGAVGATVWERLECSGPSVEFGSSKVLPVSMILHELGTNALKHGAASVPGGKIRVTWEMEAGPRDRTWLVCQWREEAGPPIHESVRQGYGTELIEGLADHMGGSVELNYPPSGFTATIKFPM is encoded by the coding sequence ATGCCATCGATGTTGCTGGAAGATTTGTATCGCCTGATGAAGACCGGGCACGTACAGGCCCAGGGCATCGTCGACACGATGACCCAGCCCGTTGTCGTGCTGGATCAGAATCTCTGTGTGACGACCGCAAACAATGCGTTCATCGAGACTTTCGAAGTCGAGCGGGACGACATCCTCTCGCAGAACTTCTTCCGGCTTGGAAATGGGCAATGGGATATTCCGGAGCTTCGGCAGCTCATAGCCTCGGTGATCCCACGGGCGGCCGCCGTCATTGGCTTCGAAGTGAAGCATGAATTCCCGACGATCGGCCAGCGTACAATCCTTGTCGATGCCCGCCGCCTCGTTCATCCGGATAACAACAGTCCCAACATCCTGGTCATCTTCGACGACGTGACGGAGCGCCGGCGCCACGATGCCGAGATGGACTTCATCGTGGCGGAGATGCGGCATCGGCTGAGGAACCTGTCGGCCGTCGTTCAGTCGGTCGTGAACAACACCAGGACCGACGATCCGGCGGTGGCAAGCTTCAAGGAAGCGTTGCTTGGAAGGCTCGATATCACCTTTCGAGCTCAGGAAGTTGCTGCCATTGGCGGGCTCACTGAGTTCGAAGCATTGCTGCGTGGCGCGGTCGGTGCGACGGTTTGGGAACGGCTCGAATGCTCTGGACCGTCCGTAGAATTTGGAAGTTCAAAGGTTCTCCCGGTCAGCATGATCCTGCACGAGCTCGGCACGAACGCGTTGAAGCATGGTGCTGCCTCGGTGCCCGGCGGAAAGATACGTGTGACGTGGGAAATGGAAGCCGGGCCGCGGGACCGGACGTGGCTCGTATGTCAGTGGCGCGAGGAAGCAGGGCCGCCTATTCATGAGTCTGTACGCCAGGGCTACGGGACCGAACTAATCGAAGGCCTCGCCGACCATATGGGTGGAAGCGTGGAACTTAACTATCCTCCCAGTGGTTTCACTGCGACGATCAAATTCCCGATGTGA
- a CDS encoding PBP1A family penicillin-binding protein, with product MGSILLVCLLVGSVLVWALKDVPWSEIRDGTLKPVVVLETADGAPLVRQGPYQGPYARYDQFPPHLIDAVLSIEDRRFMDHFGVDPRGIGRAFLRNLEAGSVVEGGSTITQQLIKLQYLDSDRTIKRKIQELVIAVWLEWKLGKHEILTRYLNSVYLGAGATGMPAAARIYFNKDIGALNLPESAMLAGLLRAPSQWNPIDNFEGARQRTLVVLDAMTANGKVTAPQATEAKTSFAKLHPTTPTPRSGSWFADWISPQASEIAGSSPGSTTVRTTLVPQLQQIAERIVQRSLDGEGKSVGASQAALVAMTPDGAVVAMVGGRDYKASQFNRAVTAMRQPGSTFKLFVYYAALKAGLTLSDQILDAPIEIDGWSPENSGGNYSGWVTLAEAFARSLNAASVSLAQEVGLDNVIAAARELGIDAPLADTPSLALGTSEVNLLNLTSAYASVQLGKAPVKPWGIIDFQAAGQPKAFRVGAQSKPSVDLSPYQSDLLGLLQLVVERGTGRGADPGTFAAGKTGTSQNNRDAWFVGFTDALVVGVWVGNDDDAPMKGVTGGALPAHIWRDFIREATIEPTLNGVRSSEVVVDGQAAPQSCNITACSRSYRSFRPSDCTYQPYSGGRRLCEK from the coding sequence ATTGGGTCGATCCTTCTTGTCTGCCTCCTCGTCGGAAGCGTGCTGGTGTGGGCATTGAAAGACGTGCCCTGGAGCGAGATCCGGGATGGAACGTTGAAGCCGGTCGTGGTGCTGGAAACCGCCGACGGCGCGCCATTGGTGAGACAGGGGCCTTATCAAGGGCCCTATGCGCGATACGACCAGTTTCCACCCCATCTGATCGATGCCGTGCTGTCGATCGAGGACCGCCGGTTCATGGATCATTTCGGCGTCGACCCCAGGGGCATCGGCAGGGCGTTTCTGCGGAACCTGGAGGCCGGCTCGGTGGTGGAGGGCGGCAGCACCATCACCCAGCAACTCATCAAGCTGCAATATCTCGACAGCGACCGAACGATAAAACGAAAGATTCAGGAGCTTGTCATCGCCGTCTGGCTGGAGTGGAAGCTCGGCAAGCATGAAATCCTGACGCGCTATCTCAACAGCGTCTATCTTGGCGCCGGTGCGACCGGCATGCCCGCCGCCGCGCGCATCTATTTCAACAAGGATATCGGCGCCCTCAACCTTCCGGAGTCGGCGATGCTGGCGGGGCTGCTGCGAGCGCCCAGCCAATGGAACCCCATCGATAATTTCGAAGGCGCCCGGCAGCGCACCCTGGTCGTTCTCGACGCGATGACGGCCAATGGCAAGGTCACCGCGCCACAGGCGACGGAGGCCAAGACGAGCTTTGCCAAGCTGCACCCAACAACGCCGACGCCGCGCTCCGGCAGCTGGTTTGCAGACTGGATTTCGCCGCAGGCGAGCGAAATCGCCGGCTCCTCGCCAGGGTCGACGACGGTGCGCACCACGCTGGTGCCGCAGTTACAGCAGATCGCCGAGAGGATCGTGCAACGGTCTTTGGACGGCGAAGGAAAATCCGTAGGAGCATCGCAGGCTGCGCTGGTTGCGATGACACCGGACGGCGCTGTCGTTGCGATGGTTGGCGGGCGCGACTACAAGGCGAGCCAGTTCAACCGCGCCGTCACTGCGATGCGCCAGCCGGGCTCCACCTTCAAGCTGTTCGTCTACTACGCAGCATTGAAGGCTGGGCTCACCTTGTCCGACCAGATTCTGGACGCACCAATTGAAATCGACGGCTGGTCGCCGGAAAATTCCGGCGGCAATTATAGTGGGTGGGTGACGCTCGCCGAGGCGTTCGCGCGATCGCTCAATGCCGCGTCGGTATCGCTTGCCCAAGAGGTCGGCCTGGACAATGTGATTGCCGCGGCGCGCGAACTCGGCATCGATGCGCCACTGGCCGACACGCCGTCGTTGGCGCTCGGGACCTCCGAAGTCAATCTGCTCAATCTCACCAGCGCCTATGCGTCCGTCCAGCTCGGCAAGGCCCCCGTCAAGCCCTGGGGTATCATCGATTTCCAAGCGGCAGGGCAGCCCAAGGCCTTTCGCGTTGGCGCCCAATCAAAGCCGAGTGTCGATCTTTCGCCCTACCAGTCCGATCTCCTCGGGCTCCTGCAGCTGGTGGTGGAGCGCGGCACCGGACGGGGAGCAGACCCCGGCACCTTTGCGGCCGGCAAGACCGGCACCAGCCAGAACAATCGTGATGCCTGGTTCGTCGGCTTCACGGACGCCCTCGTCGTTGGCGTCTGGGTTGGTAATGATGATGACGCGCCGATGAAGGGGGTGACGGGCGGCGCCCTGCCCGCCCATATTTGGCGGGACTTCATCCGCGAGGCGACGATCGAGCCGACGCTCAACGGCGTGCGGTCGAGCGAAGTGGTCGTCGACGGTCAAGCCGCCCCGCAGTCCTGCAACATCACCGCCTGCTCGCGCAGCTACCGCTCCTTTCGCCCATCCGATTGTACCTATCAGCCCTATTCGGGCGGCCGACGGCTTTGCGAAAAGTGA
- a CDS encoding LacI family DNA-binding transcriptional regulator, with product MKNSVERGRKAERGMHVKLSDVAKKVGVSPITISRALRNPEIVSEDLREEILRTVEEMGYIPNLAARALAGRHNGIVGVITPALHQYGFAALMIGIEDCFRGTEFTVQYSSTLHHGEGEAGLLKSILTQKPAGVIIAGAEYYGDLLPLLASAPCPIAHVTDLSQEPQSLVVGLDHYMAGAEPTRFLLSRGYSRIALIGRGADVRSRRRIEGYEAVMREAGLFHEDLIIGGDAPSRIGLGRELFSRLLERVANVDAVFAQSDELAFGVLIECKARGIRVPEDVGICGFNDLEFSPFIEPSLTTVHIPRQDIGYRVADMLLHAIHDEPPREDRVNCGFSIVPRGSTR from the coding sequence ATGAAGAATTCGGTTGAGCGAGGGCGGAAAGCCGAGCGCGGGATGCATGTGAAGCTGAGCGACGTGGCGAAGAAGGTGGGCGTGAGCCCGATCACCATTTCGCGTGCATTGCGCAATCCGGAAATCGTCTCGGAGGATCTGCGCGAGGAAATTCTGCGCACGGTCGAGGAGATGGGCTATATCCCCAATCTTGCCGCCCGGGCTCTGGCCGGCCGCCACAACGGCATTGTCGGCGTCATCACCCCCGCCTTGCACCAGTACGGCTTCGCCGCCCTGATGATCGGTATCGAGGATTGTTTCCGCGGCACGGAGTTCACCGTGCAATATTCGAGCACGCTGCACCATGGCGAGGGTGAAGCCGGCCTGCTGAAATCCATCCTGACCCAGAAGCCGGCCGGCGTCATCATCGCCGGCGCCGAGTACTACGGCGATCTTCTGCCGCTGCTGGCGAGCGCCCCCTGTCCCATCGCCCATGTCACCGATCTTAGTCAGGAGCCGCAAAGCCTGGTCGTCGGCCTCGATCATTATATGGCGGGCGCCGAGCCCACCCGGTTCCTGTTGTCGAGGGGCTATAGTCGGATCGCCTTGATCGGTCGCGGCGCCGATGTCCGCTCGCGCCGGCGCATTGAGGGTTACGAGGCGGTGATGCGGGAAGCCGGCCTTTTCCACGAGGATCTCATCATTGGCGGCGATGCGCCGAGCCGTATCGGCCTCGGCAGAGAGCTGTTTTCCCGCCTGCTCGAGCGCGTGGCCAATGTCGATGCCGTCTTTGCCCAGAGCGACGAACTAGCCTTCGGCGTGCTGATCGAATGCAAGGCGCGCGGCATCCGCGTGCCGGAGGATGTCGGCATTTGTGGCTTCAACGACCTGGAATTTTCGCCCTTCATCGAGCCGTCGCTGACGACGGTGCACATCCCGCGCCAGGACATCGGCTACCGCGTCGCCGACATGCTGCTGCATGCCATTCATGATGAGCCGCCCCGGGAAGACAGGGTCAATTGCGGCTTTTCCATCGTGCCGCGCGGTTCGACGCGATAA
- a CDS encoding LysR family transcriptional regulator — protein MVGRDFTELDWDDLRHFLALAQSGTLLGAARQLGVEHATVSRRVSSLESSLGRKLVDRRGRRIIMTSDGEQVARYAALVAVQTAAIEQLGRSSATELRGHVRISAPPALSSMLLAKPIAAVRRDHPGVEITLVGEKRLASLNRREADVAVRMSRPQDGDYAIAKLGETSFHLYASKAYLEAVPPSDWTFIGYDETMNASPQQLRLVELAAGRPIAVRSSVLEFQAATASLGAGVVMLPDFAVAESSGLQRIGTEQPLTREVWLVVHADIKDVPSVRVVVDALKNAFGR, from the coding sequence ATGGTTGGGAGAGATTTCACAGAACTCGATTGGGACGACCTTCGGCATTTCCTGGCGCTCGCGCAATCGGGAACCTTGCTTGGTGCAGCAAGACAACTCGGCGTCGAACATGCCACCGTCAGTCGCCGCGTTTCGTCGCTCGAATCCAGTCTCGGACGCAAACTCGTAGATCGCCGCGGACGCCGCATCATCATGACGTCGGACGGAGAGCAGGTTGCGAGATACGCCGCTCTCGTCGCCGTCCAGACAGCAGCCATCGAGCAACTCGGTCGCAGCAGCGCCACGGAATTGCGCGGCCATGTCAGGATCAGTGCCCCTCCCGCGCTATCGAGCATGCTGCTTGCAAAACCCATCGCAGCCGTCAGGCGAGACCATCCCGGCGTTGAGATCACGCTTGTCGGAGAAAAGCGCCTCGCCTCCCTCAACAGGCGGGAGGCGGATGTGGCCGTGCGAATGTCGCGTCCGCAGGACGGAGATTACGCGATCGCCAAGCTCGGCGAGACAAGCTTTCATCTCTACGCATCGAAGGCCTATCTCGAAGCGGTTCCGCCGTCGGACTGGACCTTCATCGGTTACGACGAAACCATGAATGCCTCACCGCAGCAATTGCGGCTGGTCGAACTGGCCGCCGGCCGGCCGATCGCTGTGAGATCGTCCGTTTTGGAGTTTCAGGCTGCAACTGCAAGCCTTGGTGCAGGTGTCGTCATGCTCCCCGATTTCGCCGTCGCGGAGTCCAGCGGTCTCCAGCGCATCGGGACCGAACAGCCGTTGACGAGAGAGGTCTGGCTGGTGGTCCATGCCGATATCAAAGACGTTCCCTCCGTCCGCGTCGTCGTCGATGCGCTGAAAAACGCTTTTGGCAGGTAG
- a CDS encoding NmrA/HSCARG family protein has product MSTANKPLIAVTGATSKQGRSVVATLLESQRFRVRALTRRKDSPEALRLEKLGAEIAAVPLELGLQKEFAAAFKGADGAFLMTPPIAPPQTTEAPLGRQLADAAVEAGVGHIVFSTLENVDKITGWTKYAPHFTDKARVADYIRALPISHSFVMLAFFYTNLIEYYAPRMEGDTLLLPIYLPEDFRAPFVDPLTATGPVVLEIFSNPERYNGKTLPIVGDIISPREMVETFRRVTGLKAEYRNAFTRDGLLRYFPEFAANEFLVRELLGMVEYAVEYGYFGKEHDLEWSRRLNPETLNWEQFLRTTGWRGDKRSFGS; this is encoded by the coding sequence ATGTCTACAGCCAACAAGCCACTGATCGCAGTCACGGGTGCAACGAGCAAACAGGGGCGGAGCGTCGTTGCGACGCTTCTTGAAAGCCAGCGTTTCCGCGTCCGTGCTCTCACTCGAAGAAAGGATTCGCCCGAAGCCCTGCGTCTCGAAAAACTCGGCGCCGAAATCGCCGCCGTGCCCCTCGAACTCGGCCTTCAGAAGGAATTCGCTGCGGCATTCAAGGGCGCGGATGGCGCGTTTCTGATGACGCCGCCGATCGCTCCGCCGCAGACGACCGAAGCACCTCTCGGCCGACAACTGGCGGACGCTGCCGTGGAGGCCGGCGTAGGGCACATTGTCTTCAGCACGCTGGAGAATGTCGACAAGATCACCGGTTGGACGAAATATGCGCCGCATTTTACCGACAAGGCGCGCGTTGCCGATTACATACGCGCCCTGCCGATTTCCCATTCCTTCGTCATGCTGGCCTTCTTCTACACAAACCTTATCGAGTATTATGCGCCGCGGATGGAAGGCGACACCCTGCTCTTGCCGATTTACCTTCCGGAAGATTTCCGGGCGCCTTTCGTCGATCCGCTGACGGCGACGGGGCCTGTCGTCCTGGAGATTTTCTCAAATCCTGAGCGCTACAACGGCAAAACGCTGCCGATCGTCGGCGATATCATTTCTCCGAGGGAGATGGTCGAAACCTTCCGACGCGTCACCGGCCTCAAGGCCGAGTATCGAAATGCTTTCACCAGGGATGGCCTTCTGCGCTATTTCCCGGAATTTGCCGCCAACGAATTTCTGGTTCGAGAGCTTCTCGGAATGGTCGAATATGCGGTCGAATATGGCTATTTCGGCAAGGAACACGATCTCGAATGGAGCCGCCGGCTCAATCCAGAGACGCTCAACTGGGAGCAGTTTCTGCGGACGACGGGATGGCGCGGCGACAAGCGGTCTTTCGGAAGTTGA
- a CDS encoding response regulator — protein sequence MSDIVDTRAGATKVLVVEDEFFIADELRRKLTAAGLQVLGPVSSNERALDLLEQDRPDVAVLDVHLGEARVTAVAAKLRQLNVPIVLATASLAHELASDPVLAGAVILEKPTDFGLLIETVRRAVK from the coding sequence GTGAGCGATATTGTCGACACGAGGGCAGGCGCGACCAAGGTCCTCGTCGTCGAGGACGAGTTCTTCATCGCCGATGAACTCCGACGTAAACTGACCGCTGCCGGATTGCAGGTGCTTGGCCCGGTGTCATCGAACGAGCGCGCTCTCGATCTGCTGGAGCAGGATCGACCTGACGTTGCTGTCCTTGACGTTCATCTCGGCGAGGCAAGAGTGACCGCGGTAGCTGCGAAGCTTCGCCAGTTGAATGTCCCGATCGTTCTGGCGACAGCAAGTCTTGCCCATGAACTTGCATCTGACCCAGTCCTCGCGGGCGCGGTCATCCTGGAAAAGCCCACTGATTTCGGTCTTCTCATCGAAACCGTTCGCAGGGCGGTCAAGTGA